The sequence TGTCCATTATATGCAGTTTATATATCCACACTAACTAACTAATTTTGTTTTACGTACGTGATAAACTAAATATCGTTTATTTAAGCATGAAGATGCATTCCTCTTCAGATGGCACTTGAATattattgattgaatttacaAATAGTGGGAGTCTGATATATTTAAGTGATCGagtgatgaaaaagaaaaaaacaagactatagtattatttattttaagaggaAATATTGTCactagaaagagagagagatgagATTGATTTATACTCATAACTTATATATCTATAAATTTTAGATTAGTTCAAAAATACTTAATGCTTactaatagtataaaattaatataacatgattttttgaaatgtataaTTGGCAAGTCTTATGCAGACTAATCTGGTGAGAGAAAGGAGGAATGATTTTTTAAGtctaaaacatttttatacctttaaataattttttactaaatacttacataattcattgtttgattttttaagtctaaaacatttttatacctttaaataattttttactaaatacttaCATAATTCATTGTTTGATTAAAAGTTCCtagtaaataaattatgtttataaatttatttaatattttttggataGATACAGAAATATTAATCCTTGaaacacataaaataataataatttgattataCTTTATGTTtggatttaataaaaataattaagataatattgttatttttttaaaaagaaatatgtaaAGTACATTATAATATTCATAAACTTGCTTTCACTTTCTAAAATATTTGCATCAGAATTATGTATTCATATATtaataatcatttatttaaatatcattGAAAGTTGACAAATTGATATGAGATTATTTTTGTCTAACTAATAATGTCAAGTTCGAGTGTTactatataattgttttagATTTATAAGCTAGTGTAAAATTTTCTTCAGTAAAAAAAGTACTCGTagtatataaaaacaaatattcaaataGCTTAGcttcaatatttataaatgtaaaatttattatattggtgacaattaaatttatatacaaGTGATAATTAGTTACTAGGAAACATGTTTTAAATACTTAGACAGGAAGCTTTGCTATTCCTAGTAATTTTATCATATTCGAGTAAAATTATCtcctatgaataaaaataaaaaataatacttgaagtgtccttatattatataatagcccataccaaaaaaaatataatagccATCACGTTTGCTTTGTAAGTTGTAGCACTATATAGAGCCGAAGATGATTCACGGGACATCGTTGGAGTCCATAATTCGAATTATCTGACATTGCTCAAGGCATGTCTGTGCTTTTAACCTATTATGTATTTAGCGtcatatttcttatttaatttgtacCCTTCATTGCATTTGAtgctaaaatcaaattttaattttctaaaacaattggACTAATCTAATATGTGATGTCCAGAGTTTAAAACAAGATTCCCCAAAGTAATGTCGGGAcaaaaagtaatttatatttttttttattgtgataatAGTTAGAAATTAAACTATGTGTAAGTTTAACTTATTGGGTTAATGATTAACCTGATGTGTGATTgttattgatttaaaaaaattatgaaaaaaattaaacaatttattttagtaaataaatcgttcgtttttgaatttgataattttgttttgtatgtatatgttgattaaattattttttgaactatgataatttttgaaattgtgaattgtttatttaaaaaattatgtctttagcaaattatttgttttaggaTTTTATATCTCGGAAAACTAATATGCAATAAGGATTTTATTACGATTACTATTGGAATTTAATTAAACTATAATGATAATATTACTGTcaactaattacaaaatattaaatataatatatttatttttatgataattatttttaaaatgatatttaggatactttttaattaattcatattatagttttttaaactaaaacagAAAATTAATCTCACTATTATATGCCTTGTAGATGCGCATTATTATGCAAtgggtgttttttttattatattagagTAAAACAAACACCTCTTTAGATCTTGTTAAATTTATCTTGATATtcctcattttttatatatttatactaatctccttaattgtttgaaaaatattacactGTATATTCTGATAATCTGATAATGGAGGTTGCTGCAAACATTAAAATAGCAGAGaatttatatgtaatttcaAGAAATCCCAACAAGTAAATTACTACTAATttactctttttattatttaattatttcactGCACCattctattatattttcatgttaccaatcataaaatttagataagGCTTATTTGATTtaccataaataaataaatgaaggcttcttaattaatttgattggtGAAGTGACAAGGTTGTTGCAGAAGGCTGCAATTTGTTGTTGTTCGTCATCTACGACTAATCTTGCCTTTCTTTTTGCTGGTCCCTCCCTGTTTTCCAGTTCCGCCATCTTTGTACACggtgaaattatatttatataatatattttttttataacaaattatataccaaaaaaaagaagaagaaacacgTATATAATAAGATGATTAGTGTGatatagagaaataaaaaatatcataaaaattatctaGTGAATAATATTAACTATGTAAAAGCTGAAACGTAAAaagtaaatatgatatttatgtaATAAACTTTAAGTTTTAATTCTTAGTCCAGCTAATTTAGCCTTTTGCATGAGATTGGATTGGTGGTTTTTTCAGTTTCAGTTTATTACTTTGGAATGACTACTGTAAATGTAGACCAGCTGTTACAAACTCCTTTAGAtgcatttaaactttttttctatGGCATAAACATTAGCGtatagaaaaaatagaaataatgcATCATTAAAGAACATCAAAACAAATTTATGTACATATGAGGCGATTTCCAGGCTCACACGTAATGCActtatgttttcttttgtttttttttttctttctaaatactAGGGGAAGTTCTTGGTACTTGAGATAATTTCCAGCGTCAATATATACCCCTGGTACTAACATGAAGTTTAGTGTGTAAGGACTTGTTTGTTTGATTAGTGAAAAGATGAAGGTTGCTGCAGAAGGCTGCAACTTGCTGTTGTTCATTACCTCTTACCTTTTACTGATCTCAGGTTTCTATCTGTTCCTTCCATTCCTCTCTTTCAGTGCCAGCTAAGAGTTTCTAATATATCTTCCTAACACGTGCAGGGCTTGGTGTCCATTCTTTGTCTTATGATCATTCTGCTACCACAAAGGCAATAACACTTTCCTTACCAATAGTTTCATGTACTATAACCTGGAAAATCCACTAGAGTATTCTTTCTAAGTTTCATAATGTTTTCCatgttatttcttattttagactacatataattttaagtttCTAAGTTATAACTTAACCAAACTAAATATGGGTATGTGGTAGTTTCTGTCAGCAGTTAATACACAAACTTATTTGTGTTGCCATTGCTTTGAAAACAAGCAGTGTTTGGCAGAACCTCGGAGAGCACAGTATGGAGGAGGCATTATAGTAAATCCAGGATTTGATCACAACATAGAGGGTTGGACAGCATTTGGAAATGGAGCAATCAAGGAGGTAATGTCGAATGGAGGCAATAGATTCATTGTTGCTCACAACAGAACACAACCATTAGATAGTTTCTCTCAGAAGGTCCAACTTAAGAAAGGAATGCTGTACACCTTTTCTGGTAACTTCACTTTCTCCACTGTAGAGTTGTATCACATCTCTTTCACTAGCATTCATTTGATGAATGCTGCCATTACTTTTCTGAAACATTTTGAATGATTAGTTTTTCTCCCTTCTCCACATTCAGCTTGGCTTCAGGTCAGTGAAGGAAGTGACACTGTGTCGGTTatgtttaaaacaaaaagaaatgaaatggtACGAGGTGGCCAAGTGATAGCAAAGCATGGATGCTGGACCCTTCTAAAAGGCGGCATAGCTGCAAACTTTTCAAGCCCTGTTGAAATTCTTTTTGAGGTAAAATACATTCTTGATTTATACCTGCTATTTTTTCAGCAAAGTTTTTAcaggaactaaaataaaaattgtgataGTTTTCaacaaccaaaaacatatttaaacctacCTATTTTTGTTTCAGCTGTAAAGTTTATGCCTATCATCTTGTCTTATTTTGCATATTTTCTCAAAATTCAACTCAAGTATAAAACTTAAGGGCCCCTGTTATCACTCTTCTCAGTTCTCACTTAATTCTtctattgaaattgaaataacatGCACACCAGACAGAAACCTTTCGTGCTATTTAAAAGTGCTCCAGAGGGTTAGCTGTTAATACTCACTAACTAGCTGCTTCATGTGTAAATACTGAAAAGTGAAAGTGAAATTACGTGTtgtattcaaatatttattaaattattttaaataagcaAACTATGATTCTTGGAGGTTCTCATTCAAGAGcatgcaattttatttttttgtggctATAAAATGCATATAATTGTTAATACTTAAAGGAATTATACGTGCTGTAGAATTGTGTGAGATCCTTTTTTGTGTGTATTTAGATATCTGTTatgttaactaaaatttattccAACCATGTAGAGCAAGAATTCAGCTGAGGAAATATGGGCAGACAATATCTCTTTACAACCATTCACTAAAAAGCAGTGGAGATCACTACAAGACGCCAGCATTGAGAGGGTAAGTTAGTGCAAATCCTTCTCCCCTTACAGATGTTGGAATTTACATGATAGCTcatgcttcttcactttcacatATATCCCAGTGGTTTACATCAGGGGAAGAATCATTGCATTTATTTTTGGGCTAAAATGAAATTCAGCAGTTGTTAGTCAAGCACGTGGTCATTAAGAGTATGAAAGTAATAGCAGATGAAATAGCTTAGACAAAATCAGTAGTAAATTGTAGGCCAATATACATTTTTTCCAAGTCTTATTTTTCAGTATCACTTTGGTTacctaaattttgaaaaattcattttgatCCCTTAAAATGTCTTTGTTAGACCAAATTGATTCTTCTGTCAATATACTCCTTTCATTTGACATGACATCTCTCTTAATTTCTCATGAGTGAGCTGTGATCAAATTACTGTgacaaattgaaagaaaatcaaCTTAGTCTAATAAAGACAATTGACTAAAGTAGAACTTTTTAAAGTTATGCAACCaaactgaaactaaaaataagatgaaGACCATAAAGTATTTTAGCCTAAATtgtaaaaggaaaaacaaataatgagTTTTGATCTATAACATGCAGGTACGTAAGAGGAGGGTGAGATTCCAGATAACTCATGTAAACGAAACAGCATTGAAAGGAGCTAAAGTCATCACCAGACCAATAAAGCTGAACTTCCCATTTGGATGTGGAATGAACCATTATATCCTCACAAACGAAGATTACCAGAGTTGGTTTGTGTCAAGGTTCAAATTCACAACTTTCACCAATGAGATGAAGTGGTATAGTACAGAGAAAAAGCAAGGCGAGGAAAACTACACTATTGCCGACGCCATGCTGAAATTTACCCAAGAGAATGACATTTCTGTGAGAGGTCATAACATTTTCTGGGATGATCCAAAATATCAGCCTGATTGGGTTAGGACCCTATCACCTGCGGATTTAACGAAAGCAGCAGCAAAAAGAATGAAATCTGTGGTTTCAAGATACAAAGGAGAACTGATTGCATGGGATGTGATGAATGAGAACCTCCATTTCCACTTTTACGAGGACAAATTCGGTGAAAATGCCTCTGCAGTAGCATATGCAACAGCTTATGAGCTTGATCCAGAGCCAAAGTTGTTCCTGAATGAGTTTAACACCATTGAATATAGTGGGGATGAGGCTTCCAACCCAGCcaaatatataaagaaacttaaGGAGATTCTGTCATTTCCAGGAGTTTCTGGAATGTCAGCAGCAATAGGGTTGCAAGGCCATTTTGCTAGTGGCCAGCCAAATCTTGCATATATGAGGTCAGGTCTTGATCTTCTTGCTACAACTGGACTTCCAATATGGCTCACAGAAGCAAGTGTGGATCCACAACCAAGTCAGGTATTTCCTCAACTTCAGAAAATATTCCAATAAACTTCTCCTTCATGAACATTTAGCTATAACTTGCAACAGAAACTTCAGCTTAATACATTACACAATGAGTCAtgttataaatttgtttatttattttgataaaatctaTCAAAAACTTCATTAAAATAAGCCAAAAATCTTATATGTATCAAATTAGAATGTACTAGCAGTGTAAATGTTGTTTATGCTGTCTACAATCTCAAATTATGATGTATGACACTTTTATAAtgattatcttaaaaatcatagGATGATATCTGGTTAGTTCACAGTATAAAAATCTTTTCACTTAGTGTAAGGAAATTAAACtcatcaaattattttcacaagCTCTTCTAAAAGACCCCTTAATGCAAAATACGccaattttgtctttttatcaattagaaaaaaaaagaaagaaatctcAATATATGTGACTAACTGACATTACCTTTACTTTTCTCATTCTTGTTTCTTGAGTAGGCAGAGTACTTGGAAGAGGTACTAAGAGAGGCTTATTCTCATCCTGCTGTTGAAGGGATTATAATGTTTTCTGGTCCAGCACAAGCTGGTTTCAACGCCACGACGCTAGCCGATGAGACTTTCAAAAATACTGCTGCTGGAGATGTTGTGGACAAGCTGATTCAAGAGTGGGGAACTGGGCCTAATATTGCCACAGCAGATAGCAGAGGAATTGTGGATATTTCACTGCACCATGGAGATTATGATGTAACTGTTACACATCCTCTAATCCACTCCCCTATAACGCTGAATCTAAGTGTAAAGAAAGATTTTTCACTAGAAACCATTCATGTGAAAATGCATGCATAAAATGTTATACTTCTGTTGAAGCAAGCCGTCATTGATTGCATATGTAAATTTGAATGATTGTAATAAAATGGCTTGCAGCATTGTGGTTGATTATTCTTGTTCTCCAAATCCTACAACTATCAATGATCTTCCTCACACTCCAACATAAGACATATACATATgagtttgataaatatattttagttagttagttacaatAATAGTTAGTTAAATCATGTTCCTATATATAATAATGGAGGTTAAGATGCCTAAGGTCTCACTTAAAGACATCCATTTTCTTAATGGGCCAAGCCATGAACAAGGAGAAGAATGAGCATCTCCATAAACACTTGTcaggttatattttttttaataaaaacttgtgtaacaaatagagataaaaaaggaaaagaaataatacgattgatgtgataaaaaataaaaggctcAATTGTACTTtttacttctaattttttattttttggttaattttattcctaacttttattttttccacAAATTTTACCTCCAATTTTTGTCCTTATTAATGTATAAATGATGGATGGTAAAATTTGCAAGTTTCTTAAAAGTTGGAGGTAAATTacatcaaattaatttgttaggagtaaaatttgccaaaaataaaaaaattgagataaaaatacaattaatccaaaataaaaaaaatattattttagggtgtaaaaaaaataataaatgctatatatatatatatatatatatatatatatatatatacactgaaaCCTAAGAAACAAACTCCTCAGTTATCTAATAAACTGGCCTgagttgtaataaaaaaaaatgaccagAGTTGTTTAACGTTTCGTCTAGCTAATTTAGCCTTTTGCTTGAGTTGTAATGTTTGGTATTTTGCGTTTTGATGAACAGTCATTGAGATTGGATCGCCAGTTCAGTTTATTACTTCGGCATGCATGACTACTGTAAATGTAGACCAACCGTTATAAACTCCTTTAAATACATTCAGCCTTACGTACATAGTTAAAGTAGCCCTTTTTATGGCATAAATTGCGCagaaataatacatttttacataacatcaaatttaaatatatacatcatatgcatatttatatatgactttttaagtagtaataatgtaataattaaccaacttttaattttgatcatgtatatttgtatttgtatggtctaaattaatttataattcttatttctcatattaatttagaattttcatatttggtacccctctatatatataataataattatttttcctaaTTGGAATTTAAGGTGATTTTCAGGCTCAAACTTAATTTACTTATCTTTAGTTAATTATTACAACCAGTGaaggtgcatttttttttgttttttttataatactagGGGAGGTTCTTGATATTTGATGATTTCCAGCGTCAATATATACCCCCATTACTAACATGATAATTTACTGTGTAAAAACTTAGTTGATTAGTGAAAAGATAAAGGCTGCTGCAGAAGACTGCAACTTGTTGTTCATTACCATTTACCTTTTACTGATCTCAGGTTCTTAACTGTCCcttccctctctctctttcaatGTCAGCTAAGTATTCACTAATAGCATTTCTAACTAATGAATGTATCTTCTTAACATGTGCAGGGCTTGGCGTCCATTCTTTGTCTTATGATTATTCTGCTAATACAAAGGCAATAACACTTCCTCACCAATAGTTTATAGATAGTAACCTGGAAAATGTCCACTAGAATATTCTTTCAAAGTTGCAAAATGTTTTCCATGTTTACCTTCTCAAATTCCATAGTAcaccataattttatattataactaaATATGGGTATGTGCTAGTTTCTGTCATCAATTAATAGACAAACTTACTTGTGTTGCCATTGCCTTGAAAACAAGCAGTGCTTGGCAGAACCTGAGAGAGCACAGTATGGAGGAGGCATAATTGTAAATCCAGGATTTGATCACAACATAGAGGGTTGGCCAGCATTCGGAAAAGGAGCAATCGAGGAGGAGTGTCGAAGGAAGGAAATAGATTCATTGTTGCCAACAACAGAACACAGCCATTAGATAGTTTCTCTCAGAAAGTCCAACTTAAGAATGTAATGTTCTACACCTTTTCTGGTAACTTCACTTTCTCCACTGTTGAGTTATATCACATCTCTTTCACTAGCATTCATTTGAGGAACGTTGCCACTTTGGCCGCTACTTTTCAGAAACATTTtgaatgactaatttttgtCCATTCCCCATATTCAGCTTGGTTTCAGGTCAGTGAAGGAAGTGACACTGTATCAGTTATATTTATAACAAATGGAAGTGAAATGGTACGAGGTGGCCAAGGGTAGCAAAGCATGGACGCTGGACCCTTCTAAAAGGCAGCATAGTTGCAACCTTTTCAAGTCCAGTTGAAATTCTTTTTGACGTGAAATACATTCTAGATTTATACCTTCTAGAAATTTTTTgtagagactaaaataaaaaccatgatatttttcaaggaataaaaatatatttaaccatGACATCCTTCACCAATGAGATGAAGTGGTATAGTACAGAGGAAAACTACACTATCCCAGATGCCATGATGAAATTTACCAAAGAGAATGGCATTTCTGTGAGGGGCCATAACATTTTCTAGGACAATCCAAAACAACTGCCAGAATGGGTTAAGACCCTATCATCTGAGAAATCAGGAGAAGCAGCAGCTGAAAGTATGAAATCTGTGGTTTCAAGATACAAAGGAGAACTGATTGCATGGGATGTGATGAATGAGAATATCCACTTCCACTTTTAGGAGGACAAATTCAGTGAAAATGCCTCTTCAGCAGCATATACAACAGATAACAAGCTTGATCCAAAGACAAAGATGTTCCTGAATGAGTTTAACATCATTGAATATAGCTAGTGGGGATGAGGCTTCCTGCCCAGCcaaatatataaagaaacttaaGGAGATTCTGTCATTTCCAGGAGTTTCTGGAATGTCAGCAGCAATAGGGTTGCAAGGACATTTTGCCAGTGGCCAACCAAATCTTGCTTATATGAGGTCAGGTCTTGATCTTCTTGCTACAACTGTACTTCCAATATGGCTCACAGAAGCAAGTGTGGATCCACAACCTAGTCAGGTATTTCCTCAACATCAGAAAATATTCCAATAAACTTCTCCCCCTTGAACCAACTTGTTGAGTGAAATTGGGTTTGAATCCCTTAAACAAGGTCTTGTATTCAAGTCTTAAAGATGCTAAAAACGTGATTGAGAGGGGAAAGTCTATTATAGATGGTTAGCCAATTTTACGGCGGAGATTAGTCATCCGTAAAATTGGATGCTTCACaccaatagtaaaaaaaattagagtttaattaGAATGTTAGTAAAGAACATGGAAATCAAAGTCACTTGTCAGTAAAGTCATACCTGGaataatttatgattggttGATAgtgcaaatgattttttttcattgatagAACATGGAAATTAAActatcgattttttttttctttagttccTTTAAAAGATTCCTTAATGGAAAATAAACCAAATTTATCTTGTTATCTgtcagaaaaaaagaaaaaaagaaatctcaaCGTACCAGCCAGGTTACTGACATTACCTTTACTTTTCTCATTCTTGTTTCTTGAGTAGGCAGAGTACTTGGAAGAGGTACTAAGAGAGTCTTATTCTCATCCTGCTGTTGAAGGGATTATAATGTTTTCTGGTCCAGCACCAGCTGGTTTCAACACCACGATGCTAGCCGATGAGACTTTCAAAAATACTGCTGCTAGAGACGTTGTGTGCAAGCTGATTCAGGAGTGGGGAACTGGGTCTCATATTGCCACAGCAGACAATAGAGGAGTTGTAGATATTTCACTGCACCATGACGATTATGATGTAACTGTTACATATCCTCTAATCCACTGGAAGCCATTCATGTGAAAGTGGGTGCATAAAATGTTATGCTTCTGTTGAAGCAAGCAGTCATTGCATGTGTAAAGTTGAATGATTGTAATAAAGTGGCTTGCAGCATCATGGTTGATTATTCTTGTTTTCAAAATCCTACAACTAACAATGTTATTTCTCATACTCCAACATAAAACATATACAagtgattttgataaatatctaTTAGATAGTTAATCACATAAATACATAGAGAGTTAGTTAAGCTTGTTGGTTGAAGAAATAAGTCATGTTACCTATAAATAATAAAGGAGGTTAAGATGTTTAAGGTCTCACTTAAGACATCCATTTTCTGAATGGGCTGAGTTCCTTTTCTAGTTTAACGGTCCAAGCCCATATGAATAAAGAGAAGAATGAGGATTCGTGAATCCATACTCGGGGGGGCAGTCCTTATTGGTACCTGATAATTAGTTACATAAATACTAAATAGTTAGTGAAGTTATTGGTCGGAGAAATAAGTCAAGTTACCAGTAAATAACAAGAAAGATTGA comes from Glycine soja cultivar W05 chromosome 20, ASM419377v2, whole genome shotgun sequence and encodes:
- the LOC114403439 gene encoding endo-1,4-beta-xylanase 5-like isoform X1, whose protein sequence is MKVAAEGCNLLLFITSYLLLISGLGVHSLSYDHSATTKAITLSLPIVSSVNTQTYLCCHCFENKQCLAEPRRAQYGGGIIVNPGFDHNIEGWTAFGNGAIKEVMSNGGNRFIVAHNRTQPLDSFSQKVQLKKGMLYTFSAWLQVSEGSDTVSVMFKTKRNEMVRGGQVIAKHGCWTLLKGGIAANFSSPVEILFESKNSAEEIWADNISLQPFTKKQWRSLQDASIERVRKRRVRFQITHVNETALKGAKVITRPIKLNFPFGCGMNHYILTNEDYQSWFVSRFKFTTFTNEMKWYSTEKKQGEENYTIADAMLKFTQENDISVRGHNIFWDDPKYQPDWVRTLSPADLTKAAAKRMKSVVSRYKGELIAWDVMNENLHFHFYEDKFGENASAVAYATAYELDPEPKLFLNEFNTIEYSGDEASNPAKYIKKLKEILSFPGVSGMSAAIGLQGHFASGQPNLAYMRSGLDLLATTGLPIWLTEASVDPQPSQAEYLEEVLREAYSHPAVEGIIMFSGPAQAGFNATTLADETFKNTAAGDVVDKLIQEWGTGPNIATADSRGIVDISLHHGDYDVTVTHPLIHSPITLNLSVKKDFSLETIHVKMHA
- the LOC114403439 gene encoding endo-1,4-beta-xylanase 5-like isoform X2; translated protein: MKVAAEGCNLLLFITSYLLLISGLGVHSLSYDHSATTKAITLSLPIVSFNTQTYLCCHCFENKQCLAEPRRAQYGGGIIVNPGFDHNIEGWTAFGNGAIKEVMSNGGNRFIVAHNRTQPLDSFSQKVQLKKGMLYTFSAWLQVSEGSDTVSVMFKTKRNEMVRGGQVIAKHGCWTLLKGGIAANFSSPVEILFESKNSAEEIWADNISLQPFTKKQWRSLQDASIERVRKRRVRFQITHVNETALKGAKVITRPIKLNFPFGCGMNHYILTNEDYQSWFVSRFKFTTFTNEMKWYSTEKKQGEENYTIADAMLKFTQENDISVRGHNIFWDDPKYQPDWVRTLSPADLTKAAAKRMKSVVSRYKGELIAWDVMNENLHFHFYEDKFGENASAVAYATAYELDPEPKLFLNEFNTIEYSGDEASNPAKYIKKLKEILSFPGVSGMSAAIGLQGHFASGQPNLAYMRSGLDLLATTGLPIWLTEASVDPQPSQAEYLEEVLREAYSHPAVEGIIMFSGPAQAGFNATTLADETFKNTAAGDVVDKLIQEWGTGPNIATADSRGIVDISLHHGDYDVTVTHPLIHSPITLNLSVKKDFSLETIHVKMHA
- the LOC114403439 gene encoding endo-1,4-beta-xylanase 5-like isoform X3 gives rise to the protein MKVAAEGCNLLLFITSYLLLISGLGVHSLSYDHSATTKCLAEPRRAQYGGGIIVNPGFDHNIEGWTAFGNGAIKEVMSNGGNRFIVAHNRTQPLDSFSQKVQLKKGMLYTFSAWLQVSEGSDTVSVMFKTKRNEMVRGGQVIAKHGCWTLLKGGIAANFSSPVEILFESKNSAEEIWADNISLQPFTKKQWRSLQDASIERVRKRRVRFQITHVNETALKGAKVITRPIKLNFPFGCGMNHYILTNEDYQSWFVSRFKFTTFTNEMKWYSTEKKQGEENYTIADAMLKFTQENDISVRGHNIFWDDPKYQPDWVRTLSPADLTKAAAKRMKSVVSRYKGELIAWDVMNENLHFHFYEDKFGENASAVAYATAYELDPEPKLFLNEFNTIEYSGDEASNPAKYIKKLKEILSFPGVSGMSAAIGLQGHFASGQPNLAYMRSGLDLLATTGLPIWLTEASVDPQPSQAEYLEEVLREAYSHPAVEGIIMFSGPAQAGFNATTLADETFKNTAAGDVVDKLIQEWGTGPNIATADSRGIVDISLHHGDYDVTVTHPLIHSPITLNLSVKKDFSLETIHVKMHA